One part of the Triplophysa dalaica isolate WHDGS20190420 chromosome 25, ASM1584641v1, whole genome shotgun sequence genome encodes these proteins:
- the hivep1 gene encoding zinc finger protein 40 isoform X2, with translation MPRTKQNNPKNLKDKIEEAQKELKDPKAAHKDSDENGGRNSEGIKGLKRKKVVVQNQLKKIPKSPVKKQSQAKKSISSSSKEATTSSSLTRSPPHGLIEPQDLEDALQSTSVARAVKVESSTSEPQALSHEDPSERPVLNSSPSHTSAPLEVLLKAMEPDFNTLTERKNTSPIGHLGKSVSIPVTYSDYAMAMPAVNFNIQSQPTFVPHFSAAKQHFYSNMASTGQRTTHQYVNVSGNHQQDRPGFQKSYSVGPSLTLSHAPVPSGSGGLPQSQPPVVQTCQSLSATVPSSIQVPVMPGVNPVQMATVVNFGTSQVSDNLAKEQKPKKQGKYVCEYCNRACAKPSVLLKHIRSHTGERPYPCVTCGFSFKTKSNLYKHKKSHAHAIKLGLEKDTGSGSLSQESEKGLVTHSDAEESENSDEEGSAGDLDPDSSQGSLATLSESSLQSACIIPGSHGEIENTVVFETLKPLVSQRGCEPKVTAPLPKVVVHPVNVSPLRADSPIVTDSAHEHATAQRQRDFQSANLRSNVMVLSSLKEVDCTNPLQDSVSEDEDQHCKSPVGGSHAQLQRQQATDFSQQPQGKCLLSPRSLGSTDSGYFSRSESADQAMSPPSPFVKITPPAETDITKTPQVPTSPVVATVMHVATIEKPRVSSGQMRPPLETKALSLEERISKLISDNEAVVDDKQLDSVKPRRTSLSRRGSIDSPKSYIFKDSFQFDLKPQVRRSSSNSDIPKSPFTPTDKSKPVFLLSVPSQYPAMDCLPITRSNSMPTTPGQSALLPNVTPQPHPLRICHSFDEKISSLNDDVFSSAPHTPNPAVHSRTLVRQIAVEDSSTNDGHVLISVQSMDDSYHGPSITQELRSKSFEHATERNRKPQQSKGTMYECETCRNRYRKLENFENHKKFYCSELHGPKNKPMQTRDVEPDVFGRGVHQPMLNRNAVITGVVEQPVMVRKRRKIKSVGDDDDQSPTETTPPCSRSFDSCQMSTGSLGRSYSHPAQSINNPAALGQIQTIGRVPEPQESRLSPIREAQISTPNKDRGDLQRQGSGTSVIRHTNSLSRPNSFETSESIERSSPVDPGERDVKSSTNCHTEALVCPSTQSYHDRMSTPKCASQTSEHHVRQTFPIAGESSTPVQQSRLVRQNNIQVPEILVTEEPDRDHESQTVESTEKPVETFNWPQRSESLSKLPTEKLPPKKKRIRLAQMEQSSGDSSFESSLSRSLSRDSSLSRCSSISASFDRDDPPRSDSPSRVESVGKPPEAQGLPVANNTLGVPGVMRRATSEQISCTQSSVEISCDYRSKSFDCSMSPCRSLSPMQTFMLKTAHSPPTTQVPLIERRRGPLVRQMSLKIAPDPQLTVKQTVSIQRGPFTNESSCSQSRPVCGNTSTHVQPFVLHSGEAPKKKYEQMVQSINLGIQILQPQVYGLPHPWHQTSRVGACQVQPLVHMVAGRTDIQKSSDDNNNNSFVPKYQLNCLVQKTGQTYSLAGLQGKQITLPVCTIPMANEIKVSQSNDGIQNIYAAQPGYQAVLPVGIQGDPASQTTTVASSVPQILITHDHTLAPASVASKVNFPSVHVVNSDSKIRTDIQTYRQAGSVAIQTKNNINTTELKQTTEQTILSLGSLHCTQKLASVNLCPQEATASSKRMLSPANSLDIAMEKTQKRAKDEHGAVCLTDGRSLNYLNSKMSEMTRQRKLMLVRQVCTTEPVDSPIETDAPEQLPETSEAEKTSVPQTPTPEINEQEVKSRTPTTTAQAVQCSGSRSSPGAQNYTIPENSSLKQQEKAEEKRWSQSKSPLRPSTFHGQVKLASSVSVVNTRDSHRLSFPSLKTATTFTWCFLMKRKPLHIQQTDQKISAYSAWAVNPNNPNPLGLPTKVVMSLFDSKQTSKKINYTQAKTTTLKSDILTYSGKLKDILPKVLIQQRSVPNDNSRKMKPETLPTNDSDRESSKSEPQRVKIFDGGYKSNEDYVYVRGRGRGKYICEECGIRCKKPSMLRKHIRTHSDIRPFHCTQCNFSFKTKGNLTKHMKSKAHSKKCMEMGVAVGIIEDQDAEDLGDRGRAESADRQDSDGDDSDGPDDEDNDGEEEDEEDSQAESGLSATPSVSASPQHFPANQADIAPSSLLAQMSISLNPTPAPQPPASDSQTSDTESVAMTSPVSLVRQMSISASCSSPGPSLTSFSSYPVPASETHASDTDSVHMMSPISPCRQMSIDYPDFDVPPSPPVPGKGTKFAQVRPVSSLSLSFPSCIPSSLHVHLTPYQYPTPYSFQCLESRMPGTSAKLL, from the exons ACAGTGATGAAAATGGTGGCAGAAATTCTGAAGGAATCAAAggattaaaaaggaaaaaagttgtCGTGCAAAACCAACTGAAGAAAATACCCAAGTCTCCTGTCAAGAAGCAATCCCAGGCCAAGAAATCAATTTCTTCTTCATCAAAGGAAGCCACAACCTCTTCTTCCTTAACCAGAAGTCCACCACACGGTTTGATTGAGCCTCAAGATCTTGAAGATGCTCTGCAAAGCACATCAGTAGCTAGAGCAGTAAAAGTGGAGTCTTCCACCTCAGAGCCCCAGGCTCTCAGCCACGAGGATCCTTCTGAAAGACCTGTACTCAACTCATCTCCCTCTCACACAAGTGCCCCGCTCGAAGTACTGCTCAAAGCTATGGAGCCAGATTTCAATACATTGACAGAAAGGAAGAACACCAGTCCAATAGGACATCTTGGAAAATCAGTTTCCATTCCGGTTACTTATTCAGACTATGCCATGGCAATGCCCGCTGTCAATTTTAACATCCAGTCACAACCCACATTTGTGCCACATTTCAGTGCAGCAAAACAACATTTCTACAGCAATATGGCATCTACAGGACAACGCACAACACACCAGTATGTCAACGTGTCGGGAAACCATCAGCAAGATAGACCAGGATTccagaaaagctacagtgtggGTCCTTCACTTACCTTGAGCCATGCACCAGTTCCTTCGGGTTCTGGTGGTTTACCTCAGAGCCAGCCACCTGTTGTACAAACATGCCAGTCGCTGTCTGCCACAGTCCCCAGCTCAATTCAAGTCCCAGTCATGCCAGGGGTCAACCCTGTTCAGATGGCAACGGTTGTAAACTTTGGAACGAGTCAAGTATCTGATAATTTGGCTAAAGAGCAAAAACCGAAAAAGCAAGGGAAGTACGTCTGCGAATACTGCAATAGAGCCTGTGCTAAACCAAGTGTGCTCCTTAAACACATACGGTCCCACACAGGAGAAAGACCATACCCATGTGTGACATGTGGGTTTTCATTTAAGACAAAGAGCAACCTGTACAAGCACAAAAAGTCTCACGCACATGCAATCAAACTAGGTCTTGAAAAAGACACTGGAAGCGGATCCCTCTCCCAAGAGTCAGAAAAAGGACTTGTAACACATTCTGATGCGGAAGAAAGCGAAAACAGCGATGAGGAGGGCAGTGCAGGTGATTTAGACCCAGATTCTTCGCAGGGTAGTTTGGCTACTTTATCTGAGAGCAGTTTGCAGAGTGCATGTATAATACCAGGCAGCCATGGAGAGATCGAGAATACAGTTGTGTTTGAAACTCTGAAACCATTGGTCTCTCAGAGAGGGTGTGAACCAAAAGTCACTGCTCCTCTACCAAAAGTGGTTGTCCACCCCGTTAACGTTTCACCCTTACGTGCAGACAGCCCAATAGTTACAGATTCTGCACATGAACATGCCACTGCCCAGAGGCAAAGGGATTTCCAGTCCGCAAACCTAAGGTCCAATGTAATGGTCCTATCCTCACTGAAAGAAGTGGACTGTACAAATCCTCTACAGGACTCCGTAAGTGAGGATGAAGATCAGCATTGTAAATCACCTGTGGGAGGCAGCCATGCCCAGTTACAGAGGCAACAAGCAACTGATTTCTCTCAGCAACCACAAGGCAAGTGCCTACTAAGTCCTCGGAGTCTTGGAAGCACTGACTCTGGCTACTTTTCACGTTCTGAGAGTGCTGACCAAGCTATGAGTCCTCCAAGCCCATTTGTCAAGATCACCCCACCAGCAGAAACTGACATAACAAAAACCCCACAAGTTCCTACTTCCCCAGTTGTGGCAACTGTCATGCATGTAGCAACAATTGAGAAGCCTCGGGTTTCATCAGGACAAATGCGTCCTCCGTTGGAAACCAAAGCTCTGTCTCTTGAGGAACGCATCTCAAAACTAATCTCGGACAATGAGGCTGTTGTGGATGACAAGCAATTAGATAGTGTCAAACCTAGACGGACTTCTCTTTCTCGAAGGGGTAGCATAGATTCCCCTAAATCTTACATTTTCAAAGACTCTTTTCAGTTTGATTTAAAACCACAAGTGAGAAGATCTAGTTCCAACTCCGACATACCAAAATCTCCTTTTACACCCACAGATAAATCTAAGCCAGTATTTCTTCTTTCTGTACCATCTCAGTATCCAGCTATGGACTGTTTACCAATTACAAGAAGTAATTCAATGCCTACAACACCTGGCCAGTCAGCTCTTCTTCCCAATGTTACACCTCAGCCTCATCCACTAAGGATCTGTCATTCATTTGACGAAAAGATTAGCTCACTAAACGATGATGTATTCTCTTCAGCTCCTCATACTCCCAATCCGGCTGTACATAGTCGTACTTTAGTCAGGCAGATAGCAGTTGAGGATTCATCCACAAATGATGGCCACGTGCTTATATCTGTTCAATCCATGGACGACAGCTATCATGGACCAAGTATTACACAAGAGCTGCGAAGTAAGTCATTTGAACATGCAACTGAAAGAAACCGAAAGCCCCAGCAAAGTAAAGGGACAATGTACGAATGTGAAACCTGCCGTAACCGTTACAGAAAGCTGGAAAACTTTGAAAATCACAAGAAGTTTTATTGTTCTGAACTGCATGGTCCCAAGAACAAGCCTATGCAAACGAGAGATGTTGAGCCGGATGTGTTTGGACGTGGTGTTCACCAACCAATGTTAAACAGAAATGCAGTAATAACTGGCGTTGTCGAGCAACCAGTTATGGTTAGAAAGAGAAGGAAAATTAAAAGTGTCGGAGACGATGATGACCAGTCTCCAACTGAGACCACACCTCCATGTTCAAGAAGTTTTGATTCCTGCCAAATGTCCACAGGTTCACTGGGCAGATCGTATTCCCACCCAGCACAGTCTATAAATAACCCTGCAGCTTTAGGTCAAATACAAACCATTGGAAGAGTTCCTGAACCACAGGAGTCAAGACTATCTCCAATACGTGAGGCCCAGATCAGCACACCAAATAAAGATAGAGGAGATCTCCAGAGACAAGGAAGTGGAACTTCAGTTATTCGACATACAAACTCCCTCAGCCGACCCAATTCTTTTGAAACATCAGAGTCCATTGAGAGATCATCTCCTGTCGATCCTGGTGAAAGGGATGTAAAAAGCTCTACAAATTGCCATACAGAGGCTTTAGTATGTCCATCTACACAAAGCTACCATGACAGAATGTCAACACCCAAATGTGCCAGCCAAACAAGTGAGCATCATGTTAGGCAAACCTTTCCCATTGCTGGTGAAAGTTCCACACCTGTACAACAATCGCGACTTGTACGGCAGAACAACATACAAGTCCCTGAAATTCTAGTTACAGAGGAACCAGACAGAGATCATGAAAGTCAAACTGTAGAATCAACAGAGAAACCTGTAGAAACTTTCAACTGGCCTCAGAGGAGTGAGAGCTTGTCCAAATTGCCAACAGAAAAACTCCCCCCAAAGAAGAAGCGCATAAGACTTGCCCAAATGGAACAATCTTCTGGCGATTCTAGCTTTGAGTCAAGTCTCTCTCGTAGCCTTAGTAGAGACAGTAGCTTGTCAAGGTGCTCAAGTATTTCAGCCTCTTTTGACAGAGATGATCCACCAAGGTCTGACAGCCCGTCCAGAGTTGAAAGTGTTGGGAAGCCGCCAGAAGCTCAAGGGCTCCCTGTAGCAAACAACACTCTTGGAGTGCCAGGCGTGATGAGACGAGCTACCTCAGAGCAGATCAGCTGCACTCAGTCATCAGTGGAAATATCTTGTGATTACCGTAGCAAATCATTTGACTGCAGCATGTCACCTTGCAGATCTTTGTCACCAATGCAGACTTTCATGCTAAAAACTGCACATAGTCCCCCAACTACCCAGGTCCCTCTCATTGAAAGAAGAAGGGGGCCTTTGGTACGTCAGATGTCTTTGAAAATTGCCCCAGACCCTCAACTGACAGTAAAACAAACAGTCTCCATTCAAAGAGGGCCCTTCACAAATGAATCATCTTGCTCCCAATCTAGACCAGTATGTGGGAACACATCCACTCATGTTCAGCCCTTTGTTTTGCATTCTGGAGAGGCACCAAAAAAGAAATATGAGCAAATGGTTCAAAGCATCAACCTTGGAATTCAAATCCTACAACCCCAAGTTTATGGCCTTCCACATCCATGGCATCAGACGTCAAGGGTTGGGGCATGCCAGGTGCAACCTCTGGTCCATATGGTAGCTGGTCGAACAGACATTCAAAAGAGCTCTGATGACAACAATAACAATAGCTTTGTACCTAAATATCAGCTGAATTGCCTGGTGCAGAAAACAGGCCAAACGTATTCCTTAGCAGGTTTGCAAGGCAAACAGATTACTTTGCCAGTGTGTACAATACCAATGGCTAATGAAATTAAAGTCTCCCAGTCAAATGATGGAATACAAAACATCTATGCAGCACAACCAGGCTATCAGGCTGTTCTGCCAGTTGGTATTCAAGGTGATCCTGCCTCTCAAACAACTACAGTAGCTTCATCTGTACCACAGATCCTAATTACACACGACCACACGCTAGCACCTGCTTCTGTGGCTTCTAAGGTGAACTTTCCTTCAGTGCATGTCGTGAACAGTGATTCAAAGATTAGAACTGACATCCAAACTTACAGGCAAGCGGGATCTGTCGCTATCCAGACAAAGAACAACATCAACACCACTGAACTGAAACAGACAACTGAGCAAACCATCTTATCTCTTGGTTCCCTACATTGTACTCAAAAGCTAGCATCAGTAAATCTATGCCCGCAGGAGGCCACTGCCTCAAGCAAGCGAATGCTCTCCCCTGCCAACAGCCTGGACATTGCTATGGAAAAGACACAGAAGCGGGCTAAAGATGAGCATGGAGCTGTATGTCTCACTGACGGTAGATCTTTAAATTACCTGAACTCAAAGATGTCCGAAATGACCAGACAGAGGAAATTAATGCTGGTCAGACAGGTCTGCACCACAGAACCTGTGGACAGCCCAATAGAGACAGATGCACCAGAACAACTGCCAGAGACTTCAGAAGCAGAAAAGACATCAGTCCCTCAGACACCAACACCAGAGATCAATGAACAGGAGGTTAAAAGCAGAACACCTACCACAACAGCACAGGCTGTTCAATGTTCTGGTTCACGTTCTTCACCTGGAGCTCAAAACTACACCATTCCAGAGAATTCGTCTTTGAAGCAACAAGAAAAAGCTGAGGAGAAGCGGTGGTCTCAATCGAAATCTCCTCTGAGGCCTTCTACGTTTCACGGACAAGTGAAGTTAGCTTCTTCTGTGTCCGTTGTCAACACAAGAGACAGTCATCGCCTGTCTTTCCCCAGTCTTAAAACAGCCACAACCTTCACCTGGTGTTTTCTAATGAAAAGAAAACCTCTCCACATTCAGCAGACTGACCAGAAGATTTCTGCCTATTCTGCCTGGGCGGTAAACCCCAACAATCCTAATCCATTGGGCCTTCCCACGAAAGTGGTAATGTCCTTGTTTGACTCCAAACAGACATCTAAGAAAATAAACTACACCCAAGCCAAAACAACAACTTTGAAGTCTGACATCTTGACCTACTCTGGGAAGTTAAAAGACATCTTGCCAAAA gtTTTAATCCAGCAACGATCCGTGCCAAATGACAATAGTAGAAAAATGAAACCAGAGACGCTACCAACTAATGATTCAGATCGAGAGTCTTCCAAATCTGAACCTCAACGAGTGAAGATCTTTGACGGAGG TTACAAATCGAACGAGGATTACGTTTATGTCAGGGGGCGTGGAAGAGGAAAATACATCTGTGAGGAGTGTGGAATCCGTTGCAAGAAACCGAGCATGCTGCGGAAACATATTCGGACCCATTCTGACATCCGTCCGTTTCACTGCACGCAATGCAACTTCTCCTTTAAGACTAAGG GGAACCTTACCAAACACATGAAGTCCAAAGCCCACAGTAAGAAGTGCATGGAGATGGGTGTTGCGGTTGGAATTATAGAAGATCAGGATGCCGAAGACTTGG GTGATCGAGGAAGAGCAGAAAGTGCTGACAGACAGGACTCAGACGGTGATGACTCTGACGGCCCGGATGATGAAGATAACGACGGGGAGGAAGAAGATGAGGAGGACAGCCAGGCCGAGTCAGGCCTTTCTGCAACCCCATCCGTTTCTGCAAGTCCTCAGCATTTTCCTGCTAACCAAGCCGACATCGCTCCCAGCTCTCTGCTGGCCCAGATGTCCATCAGCCTGAACCCAACCCCTGCTCCCCAACCTCCAGCTTCAGACTCCCAGACTTCAGACACAGAGTCTGTGGCTATGACGAGTCCTGTTTCACTAGTCAGACAGATGTCAATCTCTGCATCTTGTTCCAGCCCCGGTCCTAGTCTGACGTCTTTCTCTTCCTACCCCGTCCCTGCCTCTGAGACCCATGCTTCCGACACCGACTCTGTGCACATGATGAGCCCGATTTCGCCTTGCAGGCAGATGTCCATCGACTACCCTGATTTTGACGTTCCCCCTAGTCCCCCTGTGCCAGGCAAGGGCACCAAATTTGCCCAGGTGAGACCCGTGTCCTCGCTGTCATTGTCTTTCCCGTCGTGCATCCCTTCCTCTCTACATGTACATCTCACCCCATACCAGTATCCAACCCCATATTCATTCCAATGCCTTGAGTCTCGCATGCCTGGTACGTCAGCAAAGCTGCTTTGA